The following coding sequences lie in one Trichoderma breve strain T069 chromosome 1, whole genome shotgun sequence genomic window:
- a CDS encoding guanylate kinase domain-containing protein — MPSSKSRLSQQPYPELQLTPPPTGSAMKFRPIIISGPSGVGKGTLIQMLHDKHPGLLTKTVSHTTRQPRQGEIEGENYFFISKSKFRSLISKNAFVEYTYFSGNYYGTTKQTIKDQTAKGMMVVLEIDIEGVKQMRKATDIDASYVFIKPPSFEELETRLRNRSTETEESIEQRLQQAKQELEQADTPGLYDMVLVNEDIAVSYRD, encoded by the exons ATGCCTTCCAGCAAGTCACGCCTATCCCAGCAGCCTTACCCAGAACTTCAGCtaacaccaccaccaacaggATCGGCGATGAAGTTTCGACCGATTATTATATCGGGGCCTTCAGGAGTGGGCAAGGGAACGTTGATACAAATGCTTCATGACAAGCATCCTGGCCTTCTCACAAAGACAGTTTCCCATACTACGCGCCAACCTCGACAAGGCGAAATCGAAGGAGAAAACTATTTCTTCATTTCGAAGAGCAAGTTCAGATCACTTATTTCCAAAAACGCTTTTGTCGAATATACGTATTTCAGCGGCAACTACTACGGCACTACCAAACAGACCATCAAAGACCAAACGGCAAAAGGCatgatggtggtgctggagATTGACATTGAAGGTGTCAAGCAAATGCGCAAGGCCACTGATATTGACGCCAGCTACGTTTTCATCAAGCCACCAAGTTTTGAAGAACTGGAGACTCGACTTCGGAATCGCAGCACTGAGACTGAAGAGAGCATAGAACAGAGACTTCAGCAAGCGAAGCAGGAGCTTGAGCAAGCAGATACTCCTGGGCTGTATGACATGGTTCTTGTGAATGAGGATATCGCAGTGTCATATA GGGACTAG
- a CDS encoding alpha/beta hydrolase fold domain-containing protein encodes MLHKFTTLVAALLAGSVVATAPSWDEWAHGRVVVNNITMHYRYAGHGPPLLLVHGNPQHSITWRLLGPLMAEKYTVIAPDNRGMGDSTIPPDGDYTSEAMASDLEGLLDYLNITKANIFSHDKGTGAAVALTMKRPSLVAALGVVEYGLPGHGYEQAWTPTYTWDTYGLWPLAAWAVPDEAERFMEGREREVVLSFFFHASYTGISGFPAYAIDSVVDSLRKPGGLRAMFGAFAARTMGLDAEFFGALNKKPLTVPFLAMAGEASLADVLKPVWGPIGKNTVLDIVPQSGHFPADENPEWLEQRLNKFFDPYLHQLKVVDLSVLKNRVTLVPPI; translated from the exons ATGCTACACAAATTCACTACGCTCGTAGCAGCCTTGCTTGCCGGCTCGGTGGTAGCAACAGCTCCAAGCTGGGATGAATGGGCACATGGACGAGTGGTGGTGAACAATATCACTATGCACTACCGATACGCTGGACATGGGCCACCGCTATTGCTTGTGCACGGCAACCCACAGCACAGT ATCACCTGGCGTCTTCTAGGCCCATTAATGGCTGAAAAGTACACCGTTATTGCACCTGATAATCGCGGTATGGGTGATAGTACGATCCCACCTGACGGCGACTACACTTCTGAAGCCATGGCATCAGATCTCGAGGGACTGCTCGACTACCTCAACATAACAAAGGCCAACATATTCTCACACGACAAAGGAACTGGAGCTGCAGTAGCGCTGACCATGAAGAGACCCTCTTTGGTCGCCGCACTGGGTGTTGTCGAGTATGGGCTTCCTGGCCATGGCTACGAACAAGCGTGGACGCCGACTTACACCTGGGATACATACGGATTGTGGCCACTTGCTGCGTGGGCTGTGCCAGACGAGGCTGAGCGCTTCATGGAGGGGCGAGAGCGTGAGGTTGTGCTctcattctttttccatGCGTCTTACACGGGCATATCCGGATTCCCAGCCTACGCCATCGACTCGGTTGTCGACAGCTTGCGCAAGCCGGGCGGTCTCAGGGCCATGTTCGGTGCATTTGCCGCGAGGACTATGGGACTGGACGCCGAGTTTTTCGGTGCGCTGAACAAGAAGCCTCTGACTGTGCCGTTCCTTGCCATGGCCGGCGAAGCTAGCTTGGCAGATGTGCTGAAGCCCGTTTGGGGACCTATTGGAAAGAATACCGTGCTGGATATTGTGCCGCAGTCTGGTCACTTTCCTGCTGACGAGAATCCTGAGTGGCTGGAGCAGCGATTGAATAAGTTTTTCGATCCGTACTTGCATCAGCTCAAGGTTGTGGATTTGTCAGTTCTCAAGAACCGCGTCACTCTTGTGCCACCGATCTAA